Proteins from a single region of Deltaproteobacteria bacterium:
- a CDS encoding TIGR02757 family protein, with product MEISRLRQSLEDLYRTYDIRYLQADPLSMVHRFSRPEDREVAGLIAAAFSYGRVPQILKTLKGIFAPMAGAPYAFVQNFDLVRDGPKFSGLVHRFNNDQDLICLLIGLQQVLKEFGSVKGLFLAGYAPSEPDIGPALTRFVEYILALDYSPLYGKRPLPPTAGVRFLLPSPRKKSACKRLNMYLRWMVRCGDSLDLGLWREISPAKLLIPLDTHVARIAKRIGLTKRTAADWRAVREITEKLRRLDPEDPVRYDFALAHLGILQQCGKEVNAAGCAACVLEWTCRKNSRQR from the coding sequence ATGGAGATCTCCCGTCTCAGGCAATCTCTCGAAGATCTCTACCGGACGTACGATATCCGTTATCTGCAGGCCGACCCCCTTTCCATGGTTCACCGGTTTTCCCGGCCGGAAGACCGGGAGGTGGCCGGTTTGATTGCGGCGGCTTTCTCCTATGGCAGGGTCCCGCAGATCTTAAAGACCCTGAAGGGGATCTTTGCCCCCATGGCGGGGGCGCCCTATGCCTTCGTGCAAAATTTTGATCTTGTGCGGGACGGTCCGAAATTCTCGGGGTTGGTGCATCGCTTCAATAACGATCAAGACCTGATCTGCCTCCTGATCGGTTTGCAGCAGGTCTTGAAGGAATTCGGATCTGTAAAGGGTCTTTTTCTGGCCGGTTATGCTCCGTCCGAGCCCGATATCGGCCCGGCTCTGACTCGTTTCGTGGAGTATATTCTTGCCCTTGATTATTCCCCCCTCTACGGGAAAAGGCCTCTCCCTCCGACGGCGGGGGTCCGTTTTCTGCTCCCCTCTCCCCGGAAAAAAAGCGCCTGCAAGCGGCTCAATATGTATCTTCGCTGGATGGTCCGGTGCGGTGATTCCCTTGACCTGGGACTATGGCGGGAGATTTCTCCGGCCAAGCTTCTGATTCCCCTGGATACGCATGTCGCGCGGATTGCGAAACGGATCGGACTGACGAAGCGGACGGCGGCCGACTGGCGGGCGGTTCGGGAGATTACGGAGAAACTTCGGCGCCTCGATCCGGAAGATCCCGTCCGGTATGATTTTGCCCTTGCCCATCTGGGGATTTTGCAGCAGTGT
- the eno gene encoding phosphopyruvate hydratase → MTGITDVKGREILDSRGNPTVEVDVTLACGVTGRAAVPSGASTGEHEAVELRDGDSKRYLGKGVKKAVQNVNRIIAPKLKGMDALEQERIDALMIRLDGTANKGKLGANAILGCSVAAARAASAALEIPFYRYLGGIRATLLPVPMMNILNGGSHADNNVDLQEFMVMPVGAKKFSEALRMGSEVFHALKAILKKKGYNTAVGDEGGFAPNLSSNEEAVEVILEAICRAGYKPGREVALSLDPAASEFFEKGKYVFKKSDGSTKSPARLVEYYEDLVRQYPIICIEDGMAEDDWKGWEIMTERLGEKVQLVGDDLFVTSTKRLQMGIDRKVTNSILIKLNQIGTLTETFEAIELARRAGYTSVVSHRSGETEDTTIADLVVAAGTGQIKTGSLSRSERIAKYNRLLRIEEELGSAARFPGRDVFYQVASPAAFSWKKGKGTK, encoded by the coding sequence ATGACCGGTATAACAGACGTAAAGGGGCGTGAGATTCTGGATTCACGGGGCAATCCGACCGTTGAAGTCGATGTGACGCTGGCCTGCGGGGTTACGGGTCGGGCGGCGGTTCCTTCCGGGGCATCTACGGGGGAACACGAGGCGGTGGAACTGCGCGACGGTGATTCCAAACGCTATCTCGGTAAAGGGGTCAAAAAGGCGGTACAGAATGTCAACCGGATCATTGCACCGAAACTCAAGGGGATGGATGCCCTGGAACAGGAACGGATCGATGCCCTCATGATTCGTCTGGATGGAACGGCCAACAAGGGGAAATTGGGGGCCAATGCCATACTCGGTTGTTCCGTTGCCGCCGCCCGTGCGGCTTCAGCGGCTCTGGAGATCCCTTTTTACCGTTATCTCGGGGGGATACGGGCCACGCTCCTTCCCGTGCCGATGATGAATATATTAAACGGCGGTTCCCATGCCGACAACAATGTTGATCTCCAGGAGTTCATGGTGATGCCCGTGGGGGCAAAGAAATTCTCCGAGGCACTCCGGATGGGGTCCGAGGTCTTTCATGCTCTGAAAGCGATTCTCAAGAAGAAGGGATACAATACGGCCGTGGGGGACGAGGGCGGTTTTGCGCCGAACCTTTCTTCCAATGAGGAGGCTGTTGAGGTGATCCTGGAAGCCATCTGTCGTGCAGGTTACAAGCCGGGCCGTGAGGTTGCCCTGTCGCTTGATCCCGCTGCCAGCGAGTTTTTCGAGAAAGGTAAATATGTCTTTAAGAAGTCCGACGGTTCTACAAAAAGTCCTGCCCGGCTGGTCGAATATTACGAGGACCTCGTTCGGCAGTATCCGATTATCTGCATCGAAGACGGGATGGCCGAGGATGACTGGAAAGGCTGGGAGATCATGACGGAAAGGCTGGGAGAGAAGGTCCAGTTAGTGGGAGACGACCTCTTCGTGACGAGTACGAAACGTCTTCAGATGGGAATCGACCGGAAGGTGACGAACTCCATCCTGATTAAATTGAACCAGATCGGTACGTTGACGGAGACCTTCGAGGCGATTGAGCTGGCCCGCCGCGCCGGATATACTTCGGTGGTTTCCCACCGGTCCGGGGAGACGGAGGATACGACCATCGCAGATCTTGTTGTTGCAGCAGGGACGGGCCAGATAAAAACCGGCTCCCTCAGTCGGAGTGAGCGGATTGCGAAGTACAACCGTCTTCTTCGGATCGAGGAGGAACTTGGTTCGGCGGCCCGTTTCCCCGGGCGGGATGTTTTTTACCAGGTTGCATCTCCCGCCGCTTTTTCCTGGAAGAAGGGGAAGGGAACGAAATGA